Within the Salvelinus sp. IW2-2015 linkage group LG19, ASM291031v2, whole genome shotgun sequence genome, the region tcattctgattggctgggcctgactccccagtCGGCcaagtcaagtgaaatccatagattagggcctaatttatttattttaattgactgatttctttatatgaactgtaagtcagtaaaatagtttttaattttatttcagtatactttagtgccttattgcaaacaggatgcatgttttggattttttttcttctgtcatttagcttagtattgtggagtaactacaatgttgttgatccatcctcagttttcacctatcacaaccattaaactctaactgtgttaaaatcaccaaaatcactcatggtgaaatccctgagcggtttccttcctctccggcaactgcgttaggaagcacacctgtatttttatagtgactgggtgtattgacacaccatccaaagtggaattaataacttcaccatgctcaaagggatattcaatgtctaatATTTCTACCAATGGGTTCCCTTCTTTGCACGGCATTgtaaaacctccttggtctttggttgaatctgtttgaaattcactgctcaacttaggtaccatacagataattgtatgtgcagggtacagagatgaggtagtcattgatAAAATAATGTCAAACATTATTGTACACAGTGATTCCATGTGACTTGTTTAGCAAATTGACTCCTGAACatgtttaggcttgccataacaaatgggttgaatccagtgacacaatctaaattttaaaacattttaaattcatgctgtaacacaacaaaatgtggaacatgtaaaggggtgtgaatactttctgaaggaactgtactTTATATATGGCTCATTTAGTTACTTTGCTCAATGGTCCTGTTTTTCTTCCCCTCAGCAACTGCACACGCTGGAGAAGGATCTAGTGTCAGCCTGTGACCTCCTGGGGGTCGGGGCAGAGTATGCCCGGGTCGTGGGCTCCGAGTACACCAGGTAGTGTATCATGGTACAACATAAGTTGAACCATTTGAGCAGTTCTCGTCATGTCCGTACATTTGTCAAGGTGTTGTTTTACTGCTCTGATGATGACTAGTGTTGTAGTCTGGTTATACGATGTTACTGAACCTTGTTTTCTATCCGCCCACACAGAGCCCTCTTTCTTTTGAGTAAAGGAATGGTAAGTTGAGAAACATACTGATCATCTCAAGATTCTCTCATGATGATGAATTCAAATGAAGTAATGATCATTTTTATGACAAATTCAATATTAAATTCTGCTGGAGGCACTTGGAACATTGCTTCCTGAACTGTTTTAATGAAAGTCTCGATGCCCAcctaataaacaaaacaaatgttatgttgtggtgtttaattaaagggataatccaccccaatccacaaattCCTAAGATTAACAATGTTAAATAACACAATGTtcccatttttttgttttttaagaaaAGTGAAATGTCACCCTGTGTGTTTGTCTAAAGCTGCTGCTGATGGAGAGGAAGCTTGGGGAGGTGCACCCCCTGCTGACTCTGTGTGGGACCATCGTGGAGAACTGGCAGGGAAACCCCATCCAGAAGGAGTCCCTCAGGGTGTTCTTCCTGGTGCTGCAGGTCACACACTACCTGGATGCTGGACAGGTACAGAATCAGTATCGCCTTTTATTCGCCAAGAACATTTACACATACCAGgatagacatatatatatatatatatatatatacagttgaagtcagacgtttacatactttagccaaatacatttacactcagtttttccTGGTAAAAATttgctgtcttaggtcagttaggatcaccactttattttcagaatgtgaattgtcagaataattgtagtgatttatttcagcttttatttctttcatcacattcccagtgggtcagaagtttacatacactcaattagtatttggtagcattgctttttaaattgttgaatttgggtcaaatgtttcgggtagccttctacaagcttcccacaataagttgggtgaattttggcccattcctcctgacagagctggtgtaactgagtcaggtttgtaggccttcttgctcacacacgcgttttcagctctgcccacaagATTTTTGTAGGATTGAgattagggctttgtgatgtccactccaatactttgactttgttgtccataagccattttgccacaactttggaagtatgcttggggtcattgtccatttggaagacccatttgcgaccaaggtttaacttcctgactgatgtcttgagatgctgcttcaatatatccacatacttttctttcctcatgatgccatctattttgtgaagtgcaccagtccctcctgcagcaaagcacccccacaacatgatgctgccacccccgtgcttcacggttgggatggtgttcttcggcttgcaagcttccccctttttcctccaaacataacgatggtcattatggccaaacagttctatttttgtttcatcagaccagaggacatttctccaaaaagcatgaggtttgtccccatgtgcagttgcaagccgtagtctggcttttttatgttggttttggagcattggcttcttccttgctgagcagcctttcaggttatgtcgatataggacttgtttaactgtggatatagatacttttgtacctgtttcctccagcatcttcacaatgtcctttgctgctgttctgggattgattgcacttttcgcaccaaagtacgttcatctctaggagacagaacgtgtctccttcctgagcggtatgacggctgcgttgtcccatggtgtttatacttgcgtacatttgtttgtacagataccttcaggcgtttggaaattgctcccaatgatgaaccagacttgtgaaggtctacaaaaaaaaatggctgatttcttttgatttttccaatgatgtcaagcaaagaggcactgagtttgaaggtaggccttgaaatacatccacaggtacacctccaattgactcaaattatgtcaattagccaatcagaagcttctaaagccatgacaacattttcagaaattttccaagatgtttaaaggcacagtcaacttagtgtatggaaacttctgacccactggaattgtgatacagtgaaataatctgtctgtaaacaattgttggaaaaatgacttgtgtcatgcacaaagtagatgtcctaaccaacttgccaaaaccatagtttgttatcaagaagtgtggagtggttgaaaaacgagttttaatgactccaacctaagtgtatgtaaacttccgacttcaactgtgtgtgatatatatgaCAGGAATTCACACTCTCTAgatacagtagctatatacacTTAACAGGCAGGGTATGGCCTGAGTAATCATCGCGAAGGCCTGCGTTCTGTATTTGAGTGTGGTCACTGGTCACAAAATATAAGGGCCTGTTATTGAAACCTGTTTGAAATGGGACTTAATCAACACGACAGGAACCAGGAGCAATAAGCACGCAGAGATTAAGTCATGCAACGCTCAGGCATTATTTCATACGTAGCCCCACTTGTAAAAGTACATAACTGATGTGATGAATGCATTTCATTTGGGCTGATAGGTGAAGAGTGTGAAGCCGTGTCTGAAGCAGCTGCAGCAGTGCATCCAGACCATCTCTACACTCCACGACGATGAGATCCTACCCAGCAACCCTGCCGACCTGTTCCACTGGCTGCCCAAGGAGCACATGTGTGTCCTCGTCTACCTGGTGGGATACAGACACGGcgcatgacctttgacctctatGGGTCATATTGCTGTCACTACATAGGTTAAAAAAAGGGATGtaaccttttttttcttctttttcacaGGTGACGGTCATGCACTCCATGCAAGCAGGCTACCTGGAGAAGGCCCAGAAATACACAGACAAAGCACTCATGCAGCTGGAAAAGCTCAAAAGTAAGTCAATGGAATCCTCGCCAGAGAATTACATATAGAGGTAATTTAATAGGTTCTCTGTGATCCTCTGAACCATACCCTCAACAGCTCCCAgtgcttttttcttcttcagcagcagcagtagtagtattcatgtgtttgttgttgtgttttctaGTGCTGGACTCCAGCCCCATCCTCTCCACATTCCAAGTCATCCTACTGGAGCACATCATCATGTGTCGACTCGTCACTGGTCACAAGGCCACGGCACTGCAGGAGGTATGGAACTAGCTTAACATGCACATTCATTCGTGTATACAGACAGTTGGACTGAAGCGCACATGACCTGCTAGATTTTTTTCATCTTCCCCTATTCTCAGATCTCTCAGGTGTGTCAGCTGTGCGCTCAGTCCCCAAGGTTGTTCACCAACCACGCATCCCAGCTACACACCCTGCTAGTGAGTATCAGTGATTataatattttgtacatttttcaaGCCTTTTAATGTGATTTCTTATATCTATACGTTATAAATGAAATGGACAGGTAGTAATTTTGTCCTGATTTTCTATGATGTACCAATCACATCCCTTATCACGCTTGTGGTCTGTTCCAGGGTCTGTACTGCATCTCCGTGAACTGCATGGATAACGCAGAGGCGCAGTTCACTGCTGCCCTGCGGGTGAGTGACGTGAGTGTGTCTAAGATACCTATTGGCAAAATTTGAGTGACCTCTTCATTTTATATTTCTTGTTGTGTTTACTGAAATACTAGTTTCACTCTTCCAGCTGACGACGCACCAGGAGCTGTGGGCCTTCATCGTGACCAACTTGGCCAGCGTCTACATCAGGGAAGGCAACAGGCACCAGGAGGTCAGAGGGCATCGGCTGTATTCAGAATCGCAGGGTTGTTGTGATGAATGGCACTTCTTGACTTGGGTCTAACGTCCTTTTTTTGTTGTAACAGCTTTATAGCCTGTTGGAGAGGATAAACCCAGATCACAACTTCCCTGTCAGGTAAGAGAATGTGTTGTATATGTTTGTCTATGTATTTTGGCAGCTCCAAGTGCAATCTTGCGATGTTTGAGTCTAAATGGACTCCTTTGCCCCTCCCGTCCCAGCTCTCATTGTCTGCGAGCAGCAGCCTTCTACATCCGTggactcctctccttcttccagggACGATACAATGAGGCCAAGTAAGTTCACCTATGACTTACCAGACATTGTAGCAACAATTTGTTTATGTTTCCAATACATGACATACAAATAATATCTTCAACACGCACACTTTGAATACCTGCTCAGTTGGAAAGAAAGCCTAAGAGCACAACTGTGAAGCCTAAACAAAGAAATGTGTGTACGACTGTGTCCCGTTAGGCGGTTCCTGAGGGAGACTCTGAAGATGTCCAATGCTGAAGACCTGAATCGTCTGACCGCATGCTCTCTGGTCCTACTGGGCCATATCTTCTACGTGCTGGGGAACCACCGGGTGAGATCACATCTCAGGGCACTCCAGGGTTTTATAGCAGTGTTTCCCAGACCACATAATGTCTCAGAGCAATGCTAGGAGGTGTGATTCAATCTGAACCATGCATTTGGTGCTGTGTTTCCTCCAGGAGAGCAACAACATGGTTGTTCCAGCTATGCAGTTGGCCAGCAAGATCCCTGACATGTCAGTCCAGCTCTGGTCCTCAGCTCTGCTTAAGGGTaagacaacgtgtgtgtgtgtgtgtgtgtgtgtggtactgactGGGAATGTGTGTTTTCCTCCCTGTAGATCTAAACAAGGCGTGTGGGAACACGATAGATGCCCACGAGGCGGCTCAGATGCACCAGAACTTCTCCCAGCAGCTCCTGCAGGACCACATCGCTGCCTGCAGTCTCCCTGAGCACAACCTCATCAGTGTAAGGATCCATCAATCAAGCTATCAATATGTGTATATAATTAATGCACAGCCTTCTAAAGCATAACTTCATTAGGATAAGAACTCATCAATCGATATCAGTTAGTCATCATACATCAATATTTTTGTACTGCACCATGGTGAATATTTATCCACCCACAATGTCcaacatatacactaccggtcaacagttttagaacacctactcattcaagggtttttctttatttgtactattttctacattgtagaataatagtgaagacatcaaaactatgaaataacacatggaatcatgtagtaaccaaaaaagtgttaaacaaatcaaaatgtattttatatttgagattcttcaaatagccaccctttgccttgatgacagtcagatagcgcttgatggtttttgcgactgcacttgaagatactttcaaagttcttgaaatgttccgtattgactgacattcatgtcttaaagtaattatggactgtttctcttttcttatttgagctgttcttgccataatatggacttggtatttcaccaaatagggctgtcttctgtatactacccctacctagtcacaacacaactgattggctcaaacgcattaagaatgaaagaaattccacaaattaacatttaacaaggcacacctgttaattgaaatgcattccaggtgactacctcatgaagctggttgagagaatgccaagtgtgcaaagggtggcaactttgaagaatctcaaatataaactctattttgatttaacactttttggggttactacatgactccataagtgttacttcatagttttgatgtattcactattattctacaatgtagaacatagtcaaaataaaaacccttaaatgagtaggcgttctaaaacttttgaccagtaacGTACATGCACAGCTAAAGGAATTAATGTGAGACAGTGAGCTGATGGACTGAGTGTTGTTGCAGTGGACGGATGGACCACCTCCAGTGGGCCAGTTCCAGGCACAGAACGGACCCACTACCAGCCTGGCCAGCCTGCTCTGAGCACCACCACGCCATGAAAGGATGAGAGATGAAGGGACaggatgagagaggaagggacaaGTAGGAGGATAGAGCAGTGAAGGGAAAGAAATGAAGAGGGAGACTCGTATGCTGCTGATCTGCATACAGCCTGGATGCCGGTCTGTTTGAACATTGTTGTTACCATGCCAACGAGAAGTGCTAACTAATGCTGAAATGGaatactacagagagagagagagaacctcagACTGCCACTGGACACTTAATGAAAGTAGAGTACCTTATAGAGTTGAAACCTCACATctaatctttttttttctcaagtTTTTACTGATATCCACATGGCAGTCAAAGCTAGCTTTTTGGTCTAGCTGGTGGTGTGTATGGTTGACTTTGAATTGCGGACAACAAGGGTTCCGTAGGtttttacacacagagagaaaagacacTGCCTGTAGCCCACGCTCAAAGCAGAACAATAAACCAGTGAGAAGACAGTCACTGGAGAACTTAAAATAATTGTTAGGCCCTACACAACAACAGTCCTAGTGGGCAATAAAGGCATTGGATTGGGTGAAtattttaatgttgtttttactCCAAATTTTAATGGCAACAGTGTTGGCAccccccttcttttttttttgcgtCTAAAAAGTTTTGTCCCCCTGAGCTCTACTACAGTACACATTGCAACCGGAGGGGGGCACTGCATAGTCATATTTGAGAAACCTGTTGGTGAAATGGCAAAGGACACTTAGTTGTATTTTATGGAACAGTTTTTAAATGGTGATATGTTTTTCAAGAATACCACAATTCTTATTCACTGTGTAATTATGTGaaagtcactttttttttttttgtatggtgTATCACAATGCAGACTCTTGATTTTCGCAGCCTTACAAACCATTTTGCAACGACACCTATGTGTTGTAAATATTTAACAATTTATTTTACCAAATGAATCATTTATTAGATTTTGTAAAGTTTAACTATTTATATACCAGGTTTGACAATATATCAGTttcacttttctttct harbors:
- the LOC111979245 gene encoding MAU2 chromatid cohesion factor homolog isoform X2 produces the protein MATSGDAPESWYLALLGFAEHFRTSSPPKIRLCVHCLQAVFQFKPPQRVEARTHLQLGSVLYHHTKNTELARSHLEKAWFISQQIPQFEDVKFEAASLLSELYCQQNLVDSAKPLLRKAIQISQQTPYWHCRLLFQLAQLHTLEKDLVSACDLLGVGAEYARVVGSEYTRALFLLSKGMLLLMERKLGEVHPLLTLCGTIVENWQGNPIQKESLRVFFLVLQVTHYLDAGQVKSVKPCLKQLQQCIQTISTLHDDEILPSNPADLFHWLPKEHMCVLVYLVTVMHSMQAGYLEKAQKYTDKALMQLEKLKMLDSSPILSTFQVILLEHIIMCRLVTGHKATALQEISQVCQLCAQSPRLFTNHASQLHTLLGLYCISVNCMDNAEAQFTAALRLTTHQELWAFIVTNLASVYIREGNRHQELYSLLERINPDHNFPVSSHCLRAAAFYIRGLLSFFQGRYNEAKRFLRETLKMSNAEDLNRLTACSLVLLGHIFYVLGNHRESNNMVVPAMQLASKIPDMSVQLWSSALLKDLNKACGNTIDAHEAAQMHQNFSQQLLQDHIAACSLPEHNLISWTDGPPPVGQFQAQNGPTTSLASLL
- the LOC111979245 gene encoding MAU2 chromatid cohesion factor homolog isoform X1, yielding MATSGDAPESWYLALLGFAEHFRTSSPPKIRLCVHCLQAVFQFKPPQRVEARTHLQLGSVLYHHTKNTELARSHLEKAWFISQQIPQFEDVKFEAASLLSELYCQQNLVDSAKPLLRKAIQISQQTPYWHCRLLFQLAQLHTLEKDLVSACDLLGVGAEYARVVGSEYTRALFLLSKGMLLLMERKLGEVHPLLTLCGTIVENWQGNPIQKESLRVFFLVLQVTHYLDAGQVKSVKPCLKQLQQCIQTISTLHDDEILPSNPADLFHWLPKEHMCVLVYLVTVMHSMQAGYLEKAQKYTDKALMQLEKLKMLDSSPILSTFQVILLEHIIMCRLVTGHKATALQEISQVCQLCAQSPRLFTNHASQLHTLLGLYCISVNCMDNAEAQFTAALRVSDLTTHQELWAFIVTNLASVYIREGNRHQELYSLLERINPDHNFPVSSHCLRAAAFYIRGLLSFFQGRYNEAKRFLRETLKMSNAEDLNRLTACSLVLLGHIFYVLGNHRESNNMVVPAMQLASKIPDMSVQLWSSALLKDLNKACGNTIDAHEAAQMHQNFSQQLLQDHIAACSLPEHNLISWTDGPPPVGQFQAQNGPTTSLASLL